DNA sequence from the Candidatus Fluviicola riflensis genome:
TCGGTTTCAACACGCAACAACGAACGTTGCTGGTATTCAAATTCTTTCTTCAGAACGAGGTCCAGCGCTTCTTCCAGGAATTCACTCCCAACATTCGCCAAAAACCCAAGTCTTCCTGTGTTAATACCTAAAATAGGAACGCCGCTATCGCGAATGAATGAAACGGTTCTCAGGAAAGTACCGTCACCGCCAATACTAAACGCGATATCAATACCCGACTTAAAATCGCTGCTCGACGAAAACGTGTCTGCACCGGCAGCCAAACCTGCTTTCTTTTCCAATTGCTCCTGCAGTTCGGCTTCCACAACAGGTTTCCACCCATAATGTGCTATCAACTCCAGGAATTGTTTAAAAACAGGTGTATTTTGCTTCGTTATTTTTTTTCCGTAAACAGCTACACGCATGGGTTACATATTGAGGTAGTTCATCAATGCATCGTATCTGAATTGCATATCGTCTTCATCGGAACTGCGTTGATAAGTCGCTTTTACAACGATATCATAGCGTTCAAATGAACGAATAATACGCCCCAGTTCCATCTGATTGATCTTCAGTGTTACTTCAATCTTGGTAGAATCGGGTGTTGACATAATATAGGAGCTTAAAATCTTCGCATTGTTTCCTTCAACGATCTGCGCAATTTGCGCCATTGAATAATCAATACGGTTCATTTCAAGTACTACAATTCCACCGATTTCTTTGATACTTCCGGTGTTGGCGATCATGCACATCAATTGGTGTACACTGGTACAACCCAGGTATTGTTCCTGCTGGTCTAAAATGGGCAATACCGAAATACGATGCTCGGCCATTTTAGCTAAAACTTCAAATACATGCACGGTATCAGCCACATACGGCCGCGGAAGGTGGTCAAACAAAATGTCTAACGATTGGTCCAAATCTTTTCTGTCAAGAATCTCCGTTTCGGAAATCAATCCTACGAAGTTTCCATTTTTTAGTACGGGCAAATGCGACACTTTGAACTCTTCCATCCAACGCAAAGCCTTTTCACCTGAATCTGTATGAATCAACGGTGGTATCTCGTCTGTAATTACGTCTCTTGCTATCATGATATGCGCCAAAGTAGGGAAATATTTGATGTCTGCAAGAATTTTTCGCAGGTTTTTTTAATGAATTCAAGCGCGCTCTGTTTATTCGCCGATCCAAAATTGTTTCTCAAAATAACGTTCATTTGAAGTCGAAAAAAAATACACTTGATTAGTCATCAAAATCGTGCCGTTTTTCATTAATTTTCCACCTTGAAAGCGGTAACTATAAAACAAACCCGTTGTAAAACCCGAACTGTTGTCATGACGAAACTCAGCGTAAACATCAATAAAATTGCAACGATCCGCAACGCGCGCGGAGGAAACACGCCCAATGTGGTGCAAATGGCAATGGATTGTGAACGTTTTGGAGCAGAAGGAATCACGGTGCATCCACGTCCGGATGAGCGGCATATTACGGGTAAGGACGTGATTGATCTGGCAAAGGTCGTAACCACGGAATTCAATATTGAAGGTTATCCCGATCAGCGTTATATGGACATGATCGAACGCATTCGTCCGGTGCAGGCCACGCTTGTTCCCGATCCGCCACATGTGCTTACGAGCAATGCAGGCTGGGATACCAAAGCAAACGAACTGCAGCTGAAAGAATTGGTTAATCAGCTTCATAAATGGGGAGTTCGGACTTCTATTTTTGTGGATACGAACCTGCAAAACATAGAATATGCTGCCAAAACAGGTGTGAATCGCGTGGAATTTTACACCGGTCCGTATGCCGAACAGTTTTCCGCCGGAAAAGAAAAAGCCGTTGAACCTTATATCATTGCAGCCAAACGCGCACTGGAACTGGGACTGGAATTAAACGCAGGCCACGATTTGAACCAGGAGAATCTACGTTTTTTCAAGCAATCCATTCCTGAACTGGCTGAAGTTTCGATTGGTCACGCATTGATTTCGGATGCGCTTTACCTTGGATTGGAAAATACAATTCAACGCTATATTTACTTACTACGCTAAAACAATAACTATGACTACTTCATCTGCTACTAAAGGATTGATCACACTTTCACTTTTGTTCCTTACAATGGGTTGTTCTTCCGAAACTAAAACGGAAAAGACTACTGAAACTCGAACAAAAGAAGAAGCAACCACATCGAAAGAAACTGACGAACCAACTACTCCCGAAGAAGAAATTGTTACACCGAAATCTGTAAAACTATCGGGTAAATTTCTCAGCGAAGATGAATACGGCGGATCACATTACCAGGTAATTCTTACAATCGATGGTAAAAAAGAAATCCTGGACACGGTGATGGCTTGCGAACCTATTTCGGTTAAAAGCCGTGCTGATTATGATATCCCAGCTGATGCTTTAGCTTCCTGCGGTGGCTGGTGGGCCGGAGGCGGTGATTATTTTTATGCCATTTGGGAAAACAACAACGTAGTTGTGTACCAGGGCTGGCAGGATGAAGGACAAAAGGATAATGGGTTTCACTGGAAGGCTGTGAAGAGATAGAGATTCTTTAAGTGTGGAATGTGAGTTCGCGATAAATTGCGAACCCACAAATCACAAAATCTAGCCTTTATGTAACCTTTATGGAATATTGTGTAACAGCTGAATTATCAAAGACAGGCATCTTTGTTTCATACGCATCATGTGAAACTTACATGATCTAAACTACAGCTTATGAAAAACACAATCACTCTACTGGTCGCAGTGCTACTTATTGCCTGCTGCCTACCTTCTTGCGGAGCTACGCTTATTAAACGTCAACATGGTCCTGGTTATTACATTAACAAAAATCCCGGAATACCAACTGCGCAATCCGAAAGAAGCGACAACAAACACATCAAACCTTCCAGTACAAAGATTGAGAACCCAAGTGAAGAAACGGAAGTTTTCCCCGAAGAACAAACGGCACTGGTTCCTGAATCGAATGAAACAATTACACAACTGGCAACGAACGATCAATCCGCCGTTAATTCGGAAGAAACCGCATTGGATAACATTCGTCCGGCTAATGTTGAGAACGATCAGGTTAGACAAGTGAAACCTTCTTTGTATGAATGGTCTTCCAGCACACGTTTGGCTGAAAAAATGAAAATGAGGGTTTCAGACGATCAATCAGCACAATCGGGTTCGGCGGTACATGACGGTGACGGTTTGAGCCTTTTTGGGATCATCATCCTGATCATTCTTATTCTGTGGCTTGTTGGAGCAATCAGCGGTGGCTGGGGATTGGGCGGCTTGATTCACATCCTGCTGGTAATCGCTCTTATTTTACTTATACTCTGGCTATTACGAATTATCTAATGGCATCCTCTTTCGAAATGTTCATTTCGGAAGTCCACATAACAAAAACAGGTGTACGACTATCCGTACACCTGTTTTTCTTTTGGTTGTAATTTACTTTA
Encoded proteins:
- a CDS encoding pyridoxine 5'-phosphate synthase, with protein sequence MTKLSVNINKIATIRNARGGNTPNVVQMAMDCERFGAEGITVHPRPDERHITGKDVIDLAKVVTTEFNIEGYPDQRYMDMIERIRPVQATLVPDPPHVLTSNAGWDTKANELQLKELVNQLHKWGVRTSIFVDTNLQNIEYAAKTGVNRVEFYTGPYAEQFSAGKEKAVEPYIIAAKRALELGLELNAGHDLNQENLRFFKQSIPELAEVSIGHALISDALYLGLENTIQRYIYLLR